In Cytobacillus oceanisediminis, the following proteins share a genomic window:
- a CDS encoding nitroreductase family protein: MDIQKIITTRRNIKKFKSDKVEHSLITSWLEAASMAPNHKMTEPWEVLFVGPETRAKLNHKTDFGQAPVVLAILSRYGATDLERTENMAAVSCFIQNFMLMAWESGVGTFWSSLGVSAAARTTLNVPDDCDVVGILGVGFPEEVPEAKERTPIDRKIKHLS; this comes from the coding sequence ATGGATATACAGAAAATAATCACGACTCGCCGCAACATAAAAAAATTTAAATCTGATAAAGTGGAGCACAGTTTAATCACATCCTGGCTGGAGGCTGCGAGCATGGCACCCAACCATAAAATGACGGAGCCATGGGAAGTATTATTTGTTGGTCCGGAAACAAGGGCTAAGCTGAATCACAAAACCGATTTTGGCCAGGCACCAGTCGTGCTGGCGATCCTATCCAGGTATGGAGCAACCGATCTGGAACGAACTGAGAATATGGCTGCAGTATCCTGCTTTATTCAGAACTTCATGCTGATGGCGTGGGAATCAGGAGTGGGGACATTCTGGTCTTCCCTGGGGGTTTCAGCTGCAGCAAGAACTACTTTAAATGTCCCGGATGATTGCGATGTGGTCGGTATTTTAGGAGTAGGCTTTCCTGAGGAAGTACCTGAAGCTAAGGAGCGTACACCGATTGATAGGAAAATAAAGCATTTATCATAA
- a CDS encoding bifunctional transcriptional activator/DNA repair enzyme AdaA, which translates to MAYEQIPEDYWNAIKDCDKSYDDLFLYGVKTTGIFCRPSCRSRVPNIGNVAIFKNAAQALAENFRPCKRCKPEGLSLPAEEWIKQITGWIDQHYSDPITLHQLGDLFHGSPYHLQRVFKRVTGKSPTEYIQDIRLEKAVHMLEAGEQSIADVGASAGFPSTPYFISLFKKKLGTTPAAYRNKTREEKE; encoded by the coding sequence ATGGCTTATGAACAGATTCCGGAAGATTATTGGAACGCCATAAAGGATTGCGACAAGTCCTATGATGATCTCTTTCTTTATGGTGTTAAAACGACAGGGATATTCTGCAGGCCATCGTGCCGGTCGAGGGTCCCGAATATCGGCAATGTCGCTATTTTTAAAAATGCCGCTCAAGCACTGGCGGAAAATTTCAGGCCGTGCAAGCGCTGCAAACCGGAAGGCCTCAGCCTGCCTGCTGAAGAATGGATTAAGCAAATAACCGGGTGGATCGATCAGCATTATAGCGACCCGATTACATTGCATCAATTGGGGGACCTGTTTCATGGAAGTCCCTATCATTTACAGCGGGTGTTCAAAAGGGTCACCGGGAAGTCGCCCACAGAGTATATTCAGGATATCCGGCTCGAAAAAGCCGTCCATATGCTGGAGGCCGGGGAGCAATCGATAGCCGATGTCGGTGCATCAGCAGGATTCCCCAGCACCCCCTATTTTATCTCTTTATTCAAAAAGAAGCTGGGTACAACGCCTGCAGCATATAGAAACAAAACTAGGGAGGAGAAAGAATGA
- a CDS encoding EamA family transporter — MSVKIAPFYILLAGVLWGTTGTTQAFAPENAHPIAIGAARLAAGGLFLLCMVLLAGKLELKNWPIKNTLMASLCMALYQPLFFSAVTLTGVAIGTVTAIGSAPILSGFLEWLYLKKRPSAIWWCSTSLSILGCVLLFMNKNLVHMDPIGLIMALGAGLTFAGYTLVSRDLVENYSSLSVVAVVFTLSAILLSPFLFIFDMSWLASVRGLTVSLHLGILATGIAYFLFSKGLVHVSSSTAVTLALAEPLTAALLGVFLLGESLNMTSWLGIFLLLLGIGVLIGTSKGSGRNLEPGVVQKH; from the coding sequence ATGAGTGTTAAAATAGCTCCGTTTTATATATTGCTTGCCGGAGTGCTCTGGGGGACCACGGGTACCACGCAGGCATTTGCGCCGGAAAACGCACACCCGATTGCCATCGGGGCTGCCCGTCTGGCGGCAGGAGGTTTATTTTTATTATGCATGGTTCTACTGGCAGGGAAACTGGAACTGAAAAATTGGCCCATTAAGAACACCCTGATGGCATCACTTTGTATGGCGCTGTACCAGCCATTGTTCTTTTCAGCGGTCACTTTAACAGGGGTTGCCATTGGGACCGTGACCGCAATAGGGAGTGCGCCGATCTTATCTGGTTTCCTTGAATGGCTCTATTTGAAAAAACGCCCCTCTGCCATTTGGTGGTGTTCAACCTCCCTGTCTATTTTGGGCTGTGTTCTGCTTTTCATGAACAAAAATTTGGTTCATATGGACCCGATTGGCCTAATAATGGCATTGGGGGCTGGTTTGACATTTGCAGGCTATACGCTTGTCAGCAGGGATCTGGTTGAAAATTATTCATCTTTATCAGTCGTTGCCGTTGTATTCACACTAAGTGCCATTCTGCTATCGCCATTCTTATTTATTTTTGACATGTCCTGGCTTGCGAGTGTTCGAGGTTTGACTGTCAGTCTACACCTGGGGATCCTGGCTACGGGAATTGCCTATTTCCTTTTTTCAAAAGGGCTTGTCCATGTTTCCTCTTCAACGGCTGTCACACTTGCGCTGGCGGAGCCATTGACAGCTGCACTATTAGGGGTTTTCCTATTGGGTGAATCGTTAAACATGACTTCCTGGTTAGGGATTTTCCTTTTGCTGCTTGGAATTGGAGTATTGATAGGGACTTCAAAAGGTTCTGGAAGAAACCTTGAGCCTGGGGTGGTTCAGAAACATTGA
- a CDS encoding multidrug effflux MFS transporter: MNDSLESIRNAPGAPSKSRRLWMAIVLGTLAAFAPLSIDMYLPALPDIANDLHTKPSLVQLSLTFFLLGLSLGQLLAGPLSDVRGRRKPLLIGLLIYFAVSLLCAFSHSIWGLIVLRFIQGLAGAAGIVISRAIVRDLYSGTELTKFFSLLALVNGVAPILAPILGGQLLRIAPWQGVFIVLSVIGLVMFLVVLFGLPETLPDVSRSQGGIKNTLTTFQQLLIDRSFIGYALSQGLVFAAMFAYISGSPFVLQNIYGASPQVFSLIFAINGLGIIISSQITGRLAGRISERKLFTAGICIAFIGAITLLIILLFDAGLYAILPPLFFVVSSIGVVSTSGFSLAMQNQGKSAGSASALLGVLSLIFGGCVAPLVGLGNSPAMSMGIVIACTSAGAVLSYMFLAARAKGSSIDNEKAVM; this comes from the coding sequence ATGAATGATTCTTTAGAAAGTATAAGAAATGCCCCGGGTGCACCTTCAAAGTCAAGGCGATTATGGATGGCGATCGTTCTTGGTACTTTAGCCGCGTTTGCCCCCTTATCCATCGACATGTATTTGCCGGCTCTGCCTGATATAGCTAATGATCTGCATACCAAGCCGTCCCTCGTACAGCTTAGTTTAACCTTTTTCCTGCTCGGCCTATCATTAGGCCAGCTGCTTGCAGGGCCGCTCAGTGATGTGCGCGGACGCCGGAAGCCGCTACTTATAGGGTTATTGATTTATTTTGCCGTTTCTCTCTTGTGCGCCTTTAGCCATTCCATCTGGGGCTTGATTGTGCTGAGGTTTATTCAGGGCCTGGCCGGGGCAGCCGGGATTGTCATCTCCCGTGCGATTGTCAGGGATCTTTACTCAGGCACTGAGCTGACTAAATTTTTCTCTCTGCTGGCTTTAGTGAATGGTGTGGCCCCCATACTTGCCCCTATACTTGGCGGCCAGTTATTGCGGATTGCTCCCTGGCAGGGAGTGTTTATCGTTTTGAGTGTAATCGGCTTGGTGATGTTTCTTGTCGTCCTATTCGGTCTGCCGGAGACGCTGCCAGATGTTTCCCGATCACAGGGCGGCATAAAAAACACATTAACTACCTTTCAACAGCTCTTGATTGATCGAAGCTTCATAGGGTATGCATTGTCGCAAGGCCTGGTGTTTGCAGCCATGTTTGCGTATATATCCGGCTCACCCTTCGTACTGCAAAACATTTATGGGGCCTCCCCGCAGGTGTTCAGCCTGATATTTGCCATCAATGGACTTGGAATTATCATTTCCAGTCAAATTACGGGAAGGTTAGCGGGGCGGATCAGTGAAAGGAAGCTTTTTACGGCTGGTATTTGCATCGCTTTCATTGGAGCTATTACTCTTTTAATCATCCTTCTTTTTGATGCAGGATTGTACGCAATTTTGCCGCCGTTATTCTTTGTTGTCTCAAGTATTGGGGTGGTGAGTACTTCAGGCTTTTCGCTGGCCATGCAGAATCAGGGAAAGTCAGCAGGGAGTGCCTCCGCATTACTGGGGGTACTATCCTTAATTTTTGGCGGATGTGTGGCTCCCCTTGTTGGCTTAGGAAACAGCCCGGCGATGTCAATGGGGATTGTCATAGCTTGTACTAGTGCCGGGGCTGTTCTGTCCTATATGTTCCTGGCAGCCCGGGCAAAGGGGAGTTCCATTGATAATGAGAAAGCTGTCATGTAA
- a CDS encoding methylated-DNA--[protein]-cysteine S-methyltransferase → MNIEWANLQEGEWSLYLAKTEKGLCYIGSDPEFEDFESSLKKYLPDAVLVENKEALQPYMIELQEFLQGKRQVFSMDLDVKGSPFQEEVWEELAQIPYGKTVSYSDIAEKINRPQAVRAAGKAIGANPLLIAVPCHRVIGKNGAITGYRGGIEMKQLLLELEKQG, encoded by the coding sequence ATGAACATTGAATGGGCGAACCTGCAGGAAGGTGAATGGAGCCTTTATCTGGCGAAAACAGAAAAGGGTCTCTGCTATATTGGATCTGACCCGGAGTTTGAGGATTTTGAAAGCTCCTTGAAAAAATACTTGCCAGATGCGGTGCTTGTGGAAAATAAAGAAGCATTGCAGCCATACATGATTGAATTACAGGAATTTCTTCAGGGGAAAAGACAAGTTTTTTCAATGGACCTGGATGTGAAAGGCAGCCCGTTTCAAGAGGAAGTCTGGGAGGAATTAGCGCAGATTCCATACGGAAAAACAGTCTCTTATTCGGACATCGCAGAGAAAATAAACAGGCCACAGGCAGTCCGGGCAGCAGGGAAAGCAATCGGTGCCAATCCGCTGTTAATCGCGGTCCCATGCCATCGTGTCATCGGAAAAAATGGTGCGATAACCGGCTACCGCGGAGGCATTGAAATGAAGCAGCTTCTGCTTGAATTGGAGAAACAAGGCTGA
- a CDS encoding AraC family transcriptional regulator produces MKSITCEKRSYSREFHSHQHEFGQFLFPLQGSLDIQTKWQEIKLDPDYCFYLPQGVDHNYRSMDRNEFLILDIPKAYLPEETSSMYIQLDQQWSSIRYLLLEEAGNQGNASSLADLTRFVTSKLQIAKPPSIDYIHKHFKESIRLETLAQIEHYHPAYYSAWFKKKTGRSPKAYISDLRLKEAKHLLMSTSWSMSVISGELGFENSSSFTRWFNRCEGVAPQKYRILKNG; encoded by the coding sequence ATGAAAAGCATTACCTGCGAAAAAAGATCCTATTCCAGAGAGTTTCATTCGCACCAGCATGAGTTTGGCCAGTTTCTTTTCCCCTTGCAGGGCTCCCTGGATATACAGACGAAATGGCAGGAAATTAAGCTTGACCCGGACTATTGTTTTTACCTTCCGCAAGGGGTTGATCATAACTATCGGTCGATGGACCGGAATGAGTTTTTGATCCTGGATATCCCGAAGGCCTATTTGCCGGAAGAGACCAGCAGTATGTACATTCAGCTGGATCAGCAATGGTCTTCGATCCGTTATTTGCTGCTGGAAGAGGCGGGGAATCAGGGGAATGCGTCTTCCCTGGCTGATTTGACCAGGTTTGTGACCAGCAAACTGCAAATCGCCAAGCCCCCATCGATTGACTATATTCATAAGCATTTTAAGGAGTCCATCCGATTAGAGACTTTAGCGCAAATCGAACATTATCATCCAGCCTATTATTCCGCATGGTTTAAGAAGAAAACCGGGAGAAGCCCAAAAGCCTACATATCTGATCTTCGTTTGAAAGAGGCGAAGCATTTATTAATGTCAACATCCTGGTCCATGTCGGTGATCAGCGGGGAATTAGGCTTCGAAAATTCTTCCTCCTTTACCCGGTGGTTCAACCGCTGTGAAGGGGTAGCACCACAAAAGTACAGGATCCTTAAGAATGGATAA
- a CDS encoding DNA-3-methyladenine glycosylase 2 translates to MSSHTVDWKVNENGLVIFTPHEFSFSENLRYLSRSANECLYEISGETIRRALAIGNEKLLLEISAVSDQSLSVVIHKPVTHQMKAEIAAYIHDWFDLGASLTPFYEMAQTDPLLQKPAEQFFGLRVMGIPDLFEALAWGILGQQINLTYAYTLKRRLVEKYGESLENGGSKYWLFPEAETIAGLTIEDLADLKMTLKKCEYLIDVARLIANGELSKKDLLTTGDVKAAEKRLTKIRGIGPWTAHYVLMRCLRFPNAFPIDDVGLHNAIKATLGSERKPAKEEILKYSAGWENWEAYATFYLWRVLY, encoded by the coding sequence ATGAGCTCTCACACTGTTGACTGGAAAGTGAATGAAAATGGCCTGGTCATTTTCACTCCGCATGAATTCAGCTTTTCCGAAAACTTGCGATACTTATCAAGATCGGCAAATGAATGCCTCTATGAAATTTCCGGCGAGACAATTAGACGCGCCCTTGCCATCGGGAATGAAAAGCTGCTGCTTGAAATAAGTGCTGTGTCAGATCAATCTCTCTCCGTCGTCATTCATAAGCCCGTCACGCATCAAATGAAAGCGGAAATTGCGGCATATATTCATGATTGGTTCGACCTCGGAGCCAGCCTGACCCCATTTTATGAGATGGCACAAACAGATCCCTTGCTGCAAAAGCCTGCCGAGCAATTTTTCGGACTGAGAGTTATGGGAATTCCCGATTTATTCGAGGCTCTTGCGTGGGGAATCCTTGGGCAGCAGATTAACCTTACATATGCGTATACACTAAAGCGGCGGCTGGTTGAAAAATATGGGGAGTCCCTGGAAAACGGCGGGAGTAAATACTGGCTCTTCCCTGAAGCGGAAACGATTGCCGGGTTAACCATCGAAGATCTGGCTGACTTAAAAATGACCTTGAAAAAATGTGAATATCTGATAGACGTAGCCCGCTTGATTGCAAATGGCGAGCTTTCGAAAAAGGACTTGCTGACCACGGGAGATGTGAAGGCTGCAGAAAAAAGGCTGACCAAAATACGCGGCATCGGCCCCTGGACCGCCCATTATGTCCTCATGCGGTGTCTGCGCTTCCCGAACGCTTTTCCAATCGATGATGTCGGCCTTCATAATGCGATCAAAGCGACTCTCGGCTCTGAAAGGAAACCAGCGAAGGAGGAAATCCTAAAATATTCGGCTGGCTGGGAGAATTGGGAAGCGTATGCTACTTTTTATTTGTGGAGAGTATTATATTAA